CCCGCCGCTTCGGTGCCGTGCGCTGGGGCGAGGTCCGGCGGCGCGCCCGGCAGTTGCTGGCCCGGCTGGATCTCGACATCGACGTGACCGCGCCGGTGGCGAGTTATTCGCTTGCGGTGCAGCAGATGGTCGCCATCGCCCGGGCCATCGACGTGCAGGCTCAAGTGCTGATCCTGGACGAGCCGACCTCCAGTCTGGACGCGGGCGAGGTGGCACAGCTGTTCCGGATCATGGGGCAGCTGCGCGACGAGGGGATCGCGATCCTCTTCGTGACCCACTTCCTCGACCAGGTCTACGGCATCGCCGACCGGATCACGGTACTGCGTAACGGCACCCTGGTCGGCGAGTACCCGACCGCCGAGCTGCCGCAGCTCGCCCTGGTCGAGAAGATGATCGGCAAGGAACTCGACGTCCTCGAACGGATCGAGGAGCACCCCCGGCGGGAGCTGGCGGCGCTGGAGGGTGGCACCCCGTTCGTCGAGGTCTCCGAGTTGGCCCGCAAGGGGGCGGTCGCCCCGTTCAGCCTGACCATCCACGCCGGTGAGGTGGTCGGTTTGGCCGGCCTGCTCGGTTCCGGTCGTACCGAGGTGGCCCGGCTGTTCTTCGGTGCCGACCGGGCCGACCGGGGCCAGGTCGCGGTGGGCGGCAAACCGACAAGCCTGCGTAACCCGGTGCAGGCCATCGAGCAGGGCATCGGGTTCTGTTCGGAGAACCGCCGCGCGGAGGGAATCATCCCCGACCTGACGGTGCGGGAGAACATGATCCTGGCGATGCAGGCGGCTCGGGGCTGGCTGCGTCCGATCCCGCGTCGCCGCCAGGACGAGCTGGTCGATCAGTACATCAAGGCGTTGAGTATCCGGCCGGCCAACCCCGAGGTGCCGGTGCGCAACCTCTCCGGCGGAAACCAGCAGAAGGTGCTGCTGGCCCGCTGGCTGATCACCGAGCCCCGACTGCTGATTCTGGACGAACCGACCCGCGGCATCGACATCGGCGCCAAAACCGAGATCCAGCGGCTCGTGGTGCAGCTCTCCGACGGCGGCATGGCCGTGCTCTTCATCTCCGCCGAGCTGGAGGAGGTGCTGCGGCTGAGCCACAAGGTCGCGGTGATGCGGGATCGGGAGATGGTCGCCCAGCTCAGCAATGACGACACCGTGGACGCGGACCGGGTGATGCAGACTATCGCCAGCGGTTCCCAACGGGAGGGGGCGGAGCAGTG
This DNA window, taken from Micromonospora sp. FIMYZ51, encodes the following:
- a CDS encoding sugar ABC transporter ATP-binding protein yields the protein MTDSRPVLTMTGISKSFPGVRALHDVDFRLFPGEVHALMGENGAGKSTLIKVLTGVYGIDEGTITLGDEQVAFSGPMQAAAAGVSTVYQEVNLCPNLSVAENIFIGREPRRFGAVRWGEVRRRARQLLARLDLDIDVTAPVASYSLAVQQMVAIARAIDVQAQVLILDEPTSSLDAGEVAQLFRIMGQLRDEGIAILFVTHFLDQVYGIADRITVLRNGTLVGEYPTAELPQLALVEKMIGKELDVLERIEEHPRRELAALEGGTPFVEVSELARKGAVAPFSLTIHAGEVVGLAGLLGSGRTEVARLFFGADRADRGQVAVGGKPTSLRNPVQAIEQGIGFCSENRRAEGIIPDLTVRENMILAMQAARGWLRPIPRRRQDELVDQYIKALSIRPANPEVPVRNLSGGNQQKVLLARWLITEPRLLILDEPTRGIDIGAKTEIQRLVVQLSDGGMAVLFISAELEEVLRLSHKVAVMRDREMVAQLSNDDTVDADRVMQTIASGSQREGAEQ